The DNA window cacaagtCCCTTATATTTtctcttattttcgaaaatccgaATTATGTGTGCAAGGTGTTTCACGGCTGATGGAGGCTGAACTATGAGGTTTAGAAGACCTAAAacacttatttataattaaattaacatgttaaatgggctttggtttgggcttgcaagcttaagggtaattgggcctacataaattaattaaattgggctcaataatacttaattaatcaaataataaaagtttataaaattagtttccataaaataatatttttgatattttaaaattcattgtttgcccaaaaccgacttcccgggaaaaatcgagctcgactcgtaaaataattcgaactccaacatttttagaaaatttaaatcatttttaatcatattggTAAGCCttgtcattaattaattaaaaatacatatccttgtcttggtcgtccctggtctcctttcccctgcctattatcgaatattcgtgtaaaaatccttaatttcatgtaaacatgtcatattatcatttaatcatacaatcacatatttaatcatataataaatatcatgctagcatttaaaatcaattaaataaaacaattaagcaattacaataattttgcatgcatgcgaTTTACGTAGATTGATTTTTCGAACGTTACACAgagatttatggatgtttggagatttaaatactcatacgtcaccccttctgtcacaaagataggatatgcactaaaagactttgatcgatacaaaaatTGTACATactcacttcagtttggacttaacactgctaaaactgaaactcttagtttaaacAATTTCTTACAGTTCTACGACTGATCTTAGCAAAACTGATCTAGTTAAAGATCGAATGTAATACAAAATAGCTTGTGCTAGTTAGCTCGAAAATTAGCCTcaactgctacgaataaatttgataagcgtgagctttttaATCTTTGAGTATGAATAAATCTCAGcggagtaacagcaagctttttGAGAATAGTTCGTGTATCATATTTTCTCGACTGCTCTTCTcgtctatttataggcttctcttccaatggtaacattaaatataatttcaattcttatatccgttgattgccacatcaatattcttctgacattcgtacactatAGAATCTGAAATGTGGCGTTCCACTAcgagttgcagtctgctttgtactATTGTCGGTTGAACGGTTATGTCGTTTTCAACAACTGaagacgtgtacagctgaatgaTCAGCTGATAAGTAGTCGCTGTAAGgtcataactgaatatctcaTCTGATAAGTAGGCAGTTCTCTTTGttagttcagttcagctggtttcagttACCTTTGATAATTTACGCGATATCCTCCAGTTAGGCAATCTGTCAGTCGAATGTTTAGATCAGTTTACTTCGGAttgtttgatcagttagtccaataaATTGATACTTAGTTTGTCACATCaccgaaatttagtttccaacataaTTAACAAAATCAATATTAATAGTAATATACaataataacttaaaattaaatataaaataaactaatattATTTGTAGTTGACTTTGTGCTTTCTACATTTCacttaatatataaatatataattaatttacaAACTCGAGTTCAAATATTCATAGTCATATTTCTAACATGattcattatttaatttttccgtttaccatttttttaaaaggaaaagtacgatttatttttttaaaggaaaagcgtttaaaattgaaaataataataataataaacaacCCGTATATTTCTAGGTTTGGGCGTCGGAGAATCGGCGATTTTTCTTGTAATACTCGTCGTATGAAATTTATGCTTCAGCTGTTTATAACTTCGCTATATTGAGAAAATTCATCGGAATTTGTGCGAGCAGATGGATTCGGACCGTTGTTTTATAGGATATCGTCGGATGGAAGAGGAAGAGTTGTCGTTGCCGCTGATGCGTCAAGTAATAGgggatttttttgttgttgaatAAATTGGGGATTTCTGTTTATCCCTATCAGTATCGTTTATCGATTATTGAATATACCATTTGACAGATGTGTGATGTGTATGTGCGCACGCTATATCCTGGTACATTTGGTGGATCGAACACATTCCTTGCCGACGAAGCTCTATATGCATTCAGAGATATTCCCGAATTAGCCCTAAACGCCTTCAACAGTGCCAAGGTTAGGCAAATACATTGACAGTCCTGATTATTTGATGAACGCAATTAATTTCTTCcggtttgatttgattgatacaggGGAGAAATTTCAAGCTTGTGAAGTTTATCAAGCTCAATCGCATTAACGCTCTATTTTACTCCATGACTTTCGAGGCTAAGGAAGATGGAAGCGATGAGTATCTTCTTTTCCGAGCTGTTGTTAATTTGATAGGCACGGACAATGTATTGTTGTGTGAGATCAGGGTACGAACAATTCATTTCTATAATGCTTTGTTTGGATTCAATTTCATGCTGTCATTGTTTATGTTACACCTCTATCATTTGTGTAGTGTATGGACTACCCTAAAATCCTAGTCATGCCAATGCAAACAAACTtaaatcgactaaatatctaCCTCATGCCAAATGAAGTGATGGTGGTGGTGGTTTGCTTGTTTTAGTTGACCCGTTTTTAGCTATGTGAATTTGATCTGATTCAATCAAGTAGCTATGTGAATGATATTGAATGGTGAGAGCTGACATAGAAAACTATGCTTAGATACACCAGCAACTTCTTATGTAGGACATCAAATGGTGTGGTGATGCTGCTTGTGCACAGAAAGTAAATTGCatgaagattttttttattaaaaagaaaaattatgcGTGCGAGTATTGTGATGCTAGAGTGAGGCTACACGAGACTTTGTTTGGAGCGTAAAATAAATGTCCATTCAAGAAGATATGAATTATAGAGCAGATTCTAAATAGGTGAAACAGGAATATGTGTATCACCAAAACCAAGCCTTTTatccaaatttattttttttattattggcACAAGAAGTTCACTTTTGTTGTATTTTTTAGGATGGTGATGAAAATAAGGATCTGGGTGACGACATTCTTTCCTCTGTTTGGCCATCTTTTCACTACATTTGGTATGTCTTCGGAAATTTTTCTTTAACCAGTTACTTCTCTTTATTTTCTTGGGTATTTTTATGCTCTTGCTTAATGATCACAATGATGATGAAGGCATCAAAGTGTTCTATTCTTTGCCTCAGTTTGTGACCTGGTAATTTGATGCAGTGGGAGATTGATG is part of the Primulina eburnea isolate SZY01 chromosome 1, ASM2296580v1, whole genome shotgun sequence genome and encodes:
- the LOC140810603 gene encoding uncharacterized protein, which produces MDSDRCFIGYRRMEEEELSLPLMRQMCDVYVRTLYPGTFGGSNTFLADEALYAFRDIPELALNAFNSAKGRNFKLVKFIKLNRINALFYSMTFEAKEDGSDEYLLFRAVVNLIGTDNVLLCEIRDGDENKDLGDDILSSVWPSFHYICFKHERGECHSTDGSLGGKCDYAVGSSRGKCMCVVCSAHKDKRMTTIK